Part of the Lotus japonicus ecotype B-129 chromosome 6, LjGifu_v1.2 genome, CTACCATGTGTGAGTGAGTGTGAGTGACCCAAAATCCTCTCACGTTTTTTCCATTTCCTGCTCTCATGGATTCTGCCAACAGTGGCAGCATGCAATCCTCCAGCACCGGTGCTGATGAAGAGTACGATTCACGCGCcgattcatcatcatcactctCTGCTTTCTTAAACCATAACAACCAcaacaaccaccctccaccaccacaaccaccaccaccaacaacaacaaaccatgttggtgttggtggtctctttaaccatcatctaAACGCTGCACACCACTTCGACCCTTTTTCCAATTACCTGGATTCAATTCAAACTTCCCCAAACCTGGACATGGTTTGGTCAAGATCATCATCGGCCGCTGTCagaaccgaaccaaaccaatccGATCTCAGTAACAACCAAGCTTTTCTCTTGAACCAATTTGCTGCGGGCGCCGCGACGGTTCCGGGCTCGCAGCAATTATCTATGCCTCCAGAAAATGCTCATCAAGCTCAAAGcaataacagcaacaacaacaaccaagtTCGGAACCCGAAGAAACGGTCGAGAGCTTCTCGCCGCGCTCCAACCACCGTGCTCACCACAGACACCACCAATTTCAGAGCCATGGTTCAGGAATTCACTGGAATTCCAGCACCTCCTTTCAGTTCCTCACATTTCCCAAGAACAAGGTTGGATCTGTTTGGTGCTTCATCTGCTGCTAGTTCGACACCACCTTATCTTCTTCGCCCTTTTGCACAGAAAATtaaacctcctcctcctccacctcctcagCCTTCAACTAATTCAACCAATTCAACTTCCATTAACTAcctgcagcagcagcagcaacaacagtTTCCTCTGAACATGCAGAATAATACATTTCAATCCATTGTCCAAGCACCTCAAAAATATTCAATTGGGAATTCTTCTCTGGTTTCCCCCAAGACTCAATCTTCCTTGGAAATCCCGCCCGCTACAGTGGATTCCCATCTGAAAATGAGTGTCATGGAGGGATTAGGATTAATGAGCCATGCGCATGTTAACACCCAAATCGGTTCTCTTCATCAGAACATGGTTCCTTCATCATCTGATGAAGGAGCATTGTTGTCCAGGATCAACAACATTCACAATTCTTCAGGCAACTGGGCACAAAGAATGGGTGCCAATGCCATTGCCAACAATGATGGTGATCATCATGGAGGAGTTTTTTTGGGGTCTCTTGGTGGCAGATCAAGTAACATTATTCCAGAGGGAGTGCCGAACGGCGGCTCCTCGCCTTCTCCGTCGGATTTTCATGGAGAGAAAGGACCTGAGCGTGTTGTGGCGGCGAGAAGCGAAGGTACGGTGGAATCATGGATTAATTGTTCTTCTGAATGATAATTTTTCCGCTATCATGAATTATATGTGAAAAAGAATATGAAAAGGGAGACTAGTACAATATCATATTCATGCATAGAGATTAAAGCAATTAATCATGGTAGTACAAAGCAAAGCTGCTGCATGAAGGAGAGAATCAATCTTTGATATCCTGATCATCTTAACCATTACCATCAAATTAATTAACCAGTACtgttttcctttttaatttatttttgttctttGGGTCCCTTAGAATTATGCGTAAATAAGTAGCAAGCTTAGATTGTCTTTTCTCTTTCTccaatgtttttcttttcttttcttatcaatTTCCTCTAATTCTCAATTGTGCTTTTAATCATATATATACAGCTTTAGAAGAACAAATCCCAGAGGTTTCAGTGTTTATGGCATAATTAGAACCATGGCACTGGTTTGATTCATGTTGATAATATTATCTATATACTATATGGGTTTTTGCTTTGACTTGTGTGAGATTAGCATTCAGAAAATGTACAATGTGCTTAATCATAGTTTCAAGAACGTAGAGAAACGCGTATAGTATGGGGCTCCTTCTCTTGTTTGCTTCTGCCACACCTTCTATTACTGATCGACTTGTCTTCTTTCTACACCCTCCATTCTATTCTTCTTCTACATttcttcttttcaatttttaatgatCGACAATTAAAAAATTGTAGATTCTAGGAGTAATTGGCGGCATGATTTGGGGGATACTTTAGCCGCCGCAATCTCGTTTTATTATTATCAAAGATATGTATGTATATGATTCCCGACACTTCAAAACTATACCCTTACATAAATTTAACAGGAATATATAAAACATCTTTTGTAgcactctctcacacacacagtCTTAAACCacttaaattttgtttttcatttattGAACAAGTATAGAGTGAATGTTCAGAACTTCAAATTCATTCATTGAACtagtatatactatatatagaGTGAATGTTCATATTCATTCACAACATTATTATGGTggttaaattatttaatttcttgactaagcataataaaaataaaattgttctTAATATTGTTTTTGCAAGTCACATATAGGTTGTTTTTAATCCCTCTCATTGAGATCTAAATTAAAAGCATAGGTGGAATAATAATGTGGCTTGCAAATAATTGATCAAGGacttgatttttaattttttgaaggTCAAGGACTTTATTTTATCATGTTAAGTTTGATGACTAACTTAACTACTCTTATATATGTGAGAATGCCTTTAGAAATTCAATCAACAAATATATATAAGGCAGAagtaattaataatatattagTTGTTTAAATATATTAACCTCAATAGTGAATACTACTTACTTTCCCCAATGCCGTTCTTTTAgcagtattttttattttatcaaaatatttgttattttagaatttcaaaacattTATCTCACCTTTCCAATTTGTAATAAATGTTGTTTCATGCACTTTTTATATTAATCATCTCTTCTCTACTATCTACTAATGAGTGAGTTTTAATTTGGATTATTTTAGTGCATTTCAGTCTAGTTTCATATCAATAAATAACTTCTTATTCTCTATTCACAACTTTAAAATAAACGACATTAATAGGGAACAGAGATACTAAAATGTTGTTTTCAAtgctttaaaaatttaattggacaacttatataaattaaaattgtggTTACTTCTAGATCATTGGCCCTTAGAACCAATGATCAAAggttttaaatcaaaatataatagTCTGAAAAATGATAATGGAAAAAGCGTCCATTGATTTAGCTCTCCATCACTTTTTGTCTGTTTTCGAATTTGCACCACACGCTTAATTCGTCTgaaggaaagagaaaaagaaagtggTACGCGTGCATGTTCTACTACACTCATTGAATGagacttttctttcttcttgatgGATTTAATGCATGTGGGATCTAGAAAGCCTATAATATGGTTTAAAATTTAAAGTGTTAATTGTTAGGTCGAATCCATTTGAATTTGATGGTGTGGTCAGTTGATTTGTTCTTGTACGCATAGACTTGAGTTAtaggaaattatttattttggtaaaaatatTTTGAGGTGTCAGACTTCGACACCAATAACACgtatattaaaaatgaaaatcaaacCCACAAACTTTTAAGTTTACTTATCTTTACCAAGTGAGCCCCCATATGTTTGCCTATATGAGTAGGACCTTAATTGCTAGTTTAGTTAGAATAGTGGAGTTCAAATATCATTTAATGCAAAGTTTCAAATTTGCTAGTTGAATTTAATCTGTGGGGAAATCGTCTTGATCTGTCTATTTATGGTCCTTCTACACCGAGCCAAGACAAAACATGAgaaatttcaattcaaataaCCAGAGAAAATGATTCATAATAGAACTTAGAAATTCATAGGTAACATATAAAgaccaaaaaaatttaaaaataatggtCAAATATCATCACGGTGAGGATTGAGCAAACGGCATCACAGTTTTTGTCCCTTGTTACTGGCAGTTTTTGACCCCCAGCTATATACGTTCATTTTCTATGTGGACTCACTCACCTCTATACGTAGTTGATGGTGGGATAATGCCTTACCTTGATCACGTTCAATTCAA contains:
- the LOC130723679 gene encoding uncharacterized RING finger protein P32A8.03c-like, translated to MDSANSGSMQSSSTGADEEYDSRADSSSSLSAFLNHNNHNNHPPPPQPPPPTTTNHVGVGGLFNHHLNAAHHFDPFSNYLDSIQTSPNLDMVWSRSSSAAVRTEPNQSDLSNNQAFLLNQFAAGAATVPGSQQLSMPPENAHQAQSNNSNNNNQVRNPKKRSRASRRAPTTVLTTDTTNFRAMVQEFTGIPAPPFSSSHFPRTRLDLFGASSAASSTPPYLLRPFAQKIKPPPPPPPQPSTNSTNSTSINYLQQQQQQQFPLNMQNNTFQSIVQAPQKYSIGNSSLVSPKTQSSLEIPPATVDSHLKMSVMEGLGLMSHAHVNTQIGSLHQNMVPSSSDEGALLSRINNIHNSSGNWAQRMGANAIANNDGDHHGGVFLGSLGGRSSNIIPEGVPNGGSSPSPSDFHGEKGPERVVAARSEGTVESWINCSSE